In the genome of Fervidobacterium nodosum Rt17-B1, the window CCATAAAATGACGGTGCGATAGAAACAATGAAAGGTTTATTTATTAAAGATTCAAATTTTGTTATATCATCACGGTAATTTTTTGCGTTCTGTGGACATACATTAACACATGTTCCACACAAAATACATTCATCTTCTATGACGAAAGATACATCATTTTGAAAACTTATCGCTTTTACAGGACAATTTCTAAGACATTTGTAACAGTATTTACAATTGGCACGATTTGAAATAATATATAGACTTTCCTTCACTATTTATCACCTTCGTTTATGAATTTATTTCTTAGATATTCATATACAACTTCTATGTTTTCACAATTAATATTTGATAATAGTTTATCATCAATTAGTATATTTACCCCATTTACACACATCCCGAGGCATAGTGAACCCTTGAGTTCAACTGAGTTTTCTAATTTATTTTTTTCGATAAATTCTTTGAGTCT includes:
- a CDS encoding (2Fe-2S) ferredoxin domain-containing protein, whose product is MESEKDLKNEKFVVSICFGSSCHLKGSYSIAERLKEFIEKNKLENSVELKGSLCLGMCVNGVNILIDDKLLSNINCENIEVVYEYLRNKFINEGDK